The Polyangium aurulentum genomic interval TAGCGCGGGCTGATGCCGTCCATGCCCTCGCGCGGCGCCTCTTTGCGCAGCTCCTTGACCGTGTCCTGCGTGTAGCCGGGCAGGACCTTGCCGTCGTAGAGCTTCATCTTCTGCACGAGCGACAGGTTGTGCTTCTTCGGATCCTCGAGCCGCGTGAGCACCGCCCACATCGCCGCCACCTCGAGCGTGTGCGGCGCGATGTGCTTGCCCCGGATCTTCTCCTTGTTGAAGTCCTTCTCGTAGATCCGGATCTCCTCCGACACCTTCGTGATGTACGGGATGTCGATCTTGATCGTGCGATCTCGCAAGGCCTCCATGAACTCGTTCGACAGGAGCTTCTTGTACTCGGCCTCGTTCGTGTGGCCGATGATCACCTCGTCGATGTCCGTCTGCGCGAACTTCTTCGGCTTGATCTTGTGCTCCTGCGACGCGCCGAGCAGATCGTAGAGGAATGCCACGTCGAGCTTCAGCACCTCGATGAACTCGACGACGCCGCGGTTGGCGATGTTGAACTCACCGTCGAAGTTGAAGGCGCGCGGATCCGAGTCCGAGCCGTACTCCGCGATCTTGCGGTAGTTGATGTCGCCCGTCAGCTCGGTCGAGTCCTGGTTCTTCTCGTCCTTCGGCTGGAAGGTGCCGATACCGACGCGGTCCTTCTCGCTGAGGACGAGGCGCCGCACGCGCACGTGCTGCATCACCTTGCCCCAGTCGCCGCCGTACTTCTCCATCAGCCGGTTGAAGATGAACCGGCACGCAGGATCGAGATCGCCGTCGACGCGCACCGTGAAGGTGGGATTCGACAGCTCGAGGTTCTTGATCGCCTGATCGCGCCACGACGGCGGGATGAGGCGCAAAGGCTCCTCGTGCATCGGGCACTTGAAGCGCGCGCTCTCCGACGCGCCCGCCATGCCCACCTCGTCGAGGTTCACCCAGTCGAACGTGTAGAGCGCGCCGTCTTGCGTGGCCGAGTAGTGCTCGATGCCCTTCTTCATCAAGCGCGCGATCGTGGACTTCGACGAGCCCACGGGTCCGTGCAGCAGGATGACA includes:
- a CDS encoding PrkA family serine protein kinase, whose protein sequence is MGDGHNLVGKIAAMQDYALYRDLSWEGSFEEYLQLVRKQPQVTRNAFQRAYDMIIRYGTEEYTDNKKKLVRYNFFKDELNGGSDAIYGLDIPLMRLVHVLRAASEGYGPEKRVILLHGPVGSSKSTIARLMKKGIEHYSATQDGALYTFDWVNLDEVGMAGASESARFKCPMHEEPLRLIPPSWRDQAIKNLELSNPTFTVRVDGDLDPACRFIFNRLMEKYGGDWGKVMQHVRVRRLVLSEKDRVGIGTFQPKDEKNQDSTELTGDINYRKIAEYGSDSDPRAFNFDGEFNIANRGVVEFIEVLKLDVAFLYDLLGASQEHKIKPKKFAQTDIDEVIIGHTNEAEYKKLLSNEFMEALRDRTIKIDIPYITKVSEEIRIYEKDFNKEKIRGKHIAPHTLEVAAMWAVLTRLEDPKKHNLSLVQKMKLYDGKVLPGYTQDTVKELRKEAPREGMDGISPRYVQDKISNALVNDLGEGTINPFMVLSELEKGLRHHSLITHDEQRKRFGECIGMVKREYEEMVKNEVQRAISADEDAIQKLAANYIDSIKAYTLKEKVKDRFTREDVEPDERLMRSIEEKIDIPENRKDDFRREIMNYIGALAVDGKKFEWHTNDRLRRALELKLFEDQKDAIKLQSLVSSVIDKETQEKIDIIKTRMMKYFGYNEVSARDVLDYVASIYARGDTK